From a region of the Argiope bruennichi chromosome 8, qqArgBrue1.1, whole genome shotgun sequence genome:
- the LOC129980687 gene encoding uncharacterized protein LOC129980687 translates to MSRKRKGADLSRSTSKARNLRNSRSERTEEQIQQQNTDARVRMAQLHQEEPEDTRAERNEVRRLEQRQSRRFTVNRRRTNDQQRQQVHRAFISDSFLRLAFQYEPDIEYYAHSKVVIGAMDKECPHCHALKFKNEPAGMCCASGKVQLPEIETPPEPLNGLLIGTDPDSNVFLKSIRRFNSCFQMTSFGATEKVRNTNANGQQFNSTFKIRGQVYHKMGSLLPMPNEPHKFLQIYFMGGEDSGSALANRVNARCDYNNLDSLYARRIVSELDALLNEHNELLKIFKSHMHQLQSDNHAIVINPDKTPAREHIRRFNAPVVDDVAGIMVGDCTAAREILIRRRNNNLQFIADTHRSYDALQYPLIFWKGQDGYCINIKQRDPVSGAETNKNVSSKDYYAYRLMIRRGLDNVILRCRELCQQFMVDMYAKIESERLRYLRYNQQKLRAEEYIHLRDAINNNADVAEIGNHVILPSSYVGSPRHMQEYIQDALTFVREYGRPCLFITFTCNPKWPEITSLLLLGQNAIHRHDITARVFRQKLKSLISFITKSHVFGPTRCWMYSVEWQKRGLPHAHILVWFIDKIRPEEIDSIISAEIPDPSTDQLLFDIVTTNMIYGPCDFTNDTVTNVDGYPIYRRRNPENGGQSFIKNIINTDIDIGNRWVVPYSPLLSKTYNAHINVEFCSSVKSIKYICKYVHKGSDMAVFRVENTNVNAPPVNKNDEITLYQIGRYISSNEAAWRIFGFPIHERDPAVVQLAIHLENGQRVFFTNETAIDRAINPPKTTLTAFFELCNRADDFGAFARTLLYSQVPRYFTWTQTKTWMPRKQGSPFAACLNLFKSNALGRLFTVNPRHTECFYLRLLLVNVTGPLSFQDIRKVNGQQYPTYKDACLAFGLLEDDNHWECMLAEAALNCTAIQIRHIFAIVLTTCFPARAQILWENHEDSMTDDILHQHRIRCHDLTITFSDEMYNEALIAIEDLCIVIANLPLSNFGMNSPNRTASDLMNTEMNRELQYSTVEMAAIVARNVPLMNEEQRTIYDRIMLAVSAGQGGFFFLDAPGGTGKTFVISLILAEIRPNNGIALAVASSGIAATLLDGGRTAHSVFKLPLNIQNSPDAVCNI, encoded by the exons ATGTCAAGAAAACGCAAAGGGGCTGATTTGAGCCGCAGTACAAGTAAAGCTCGAAATTTGCGAAATAGCAGATCCGAAAGAACAGAAGAACAAATCCAGCAACAAAATACTGATGCACGTGTCAGAATGGCGCAATTGCATCAAGAAGAGCCAGAAGATACACGAGCTGAACGCAATGAAGTCAGAAGATTAGAACAACGACAATCACGCCGTTTCACAGTCAATAGACGAAGAACAAATGACCAACAACGACAACAGGTACATCGAGCATTTATATCTGATTCATTCCTGCGTCTAGCATTCCAGTATGAGCCCGATATTGAATATTATGCTCATTCAAAAGTGGTAATTGGTGCTATGGACAAGGAATGTCCGCATTGTcatgctctgaaattcaaaaatgagcCAGCTGGGATGTGTTGCGCGTCAGGAAAAGTGCAACTACCTGAAATTGAAACACCACCTGAACCATTGAACGGCTTACTTATCGGCACGGATCCAGATTCTAACGTGTTCCTGAAGTCAATTCGAAGATTCAATTCATGCTTTCAAATGACATCGTTCGGAGCAACAGAAAAAGTTCGAAATACTAATGCAAATGGTCAACAATTCAATTCTACATTCAAAATCAGAGGCCAAGTTTATCATAAAATGGGCTCACTGCTGCCAATGCCAAACGAACCACATAAATTCTTACAAATCTACTTTATGGGCGGCGAGGATTCCGGAAGCGCACTTGCCAATCGCGTGAATGCACGTTGTGATTATAATAACCTTGATTCACTTTATGCCAGGCGCATCGTCAGCGAGCTAGATGCTCTTTTGAACGAGCACAACGAgttgttgaaaatattcaaatcacaTATGCACCAATTACAAAGCGATAATCACGCTATCGTCATTAATCCTGATAAAACACCAGCTAGAGAGCATATTCGTAGATTCAATGCACCCGTTGTTGATGATGTTGCTGGAATCATGGTTGGCGATTGTACAGCTGCACGAGAAATTCTGATTcgtagaagaaataataatcttcAGTTCATTGCTGACACACATCGTTCATATGACGCTCTCCAATATCCGCTAATATTCTGGAAGGGACAAGACGGATATTGCATAAACATAAAACAACGAGATCCCGTATCAG GAGCTGAAACAAACAAGAACGTTAGCTCAAAGGATTATTATGCGTACCGATTAATGATTAGACGTGGCCTGGACAACGTCATTTTACGATGTCGTGAGCTTTGTCAACAATTCATGGTCGACATGTACGCGAAGATTGAGAGCGAACGACTACGATACTTACGATATAATCAACAAAAGCTGCGCGCGGAAGAGTACATTCATTTGCGAGACGCTATCAACAACAACGCCGACGTCGCCGAAATTGGTAACCATGTCATTTTACCATCATCGTACGTAGGCAGTCCACGTCATATGCAAGAATATATACAGGATGCTCTGACTTTCGTGCGCGAATATGGACGACCATGTTTATTTATCACGTTCACATGTAATCCAAAATGGCCAGAGATTACATCTTTGCTACTGCTTGGCCAAAATGCAATACATCGCCATGACATTACAGCACGTGTGTTCAGACAAAAGTTGAAGTCTTTAATAAGTTTCATTACTAAATCACATGTATTTGGTCCCACACGTTGCTGGATGTATTCGGTTGAGTGGCAAAAGCGAGGATTACCTCATGCACACATTTTGGTTTGGTTCATCGACAAAATCCGTCCTGAAGAAATCGATAGTATCATTTCTGCGGAAATTCCAGATCCATCCACTGACCAACTGCTGTTTGATATTGTTACAACAAACATGATTTATGGTCCATGTG ATTTTACCAATGATACGGTCACAAATGTCGACGGATACCCAATATATCGTCGAAGAAATCCTGAAAATGGTGGacagtcatttattaaaaatatcatcaacacAGACATTGATATTGGCAATCGTTGGGTGGTGCCATATTCGCCTCTGCTGAGCAAGACATATAATGCTCATATTAATGTTGAGTTCTGCAGTTCTGTGAAGAGCATCAAATACATTTGCAAGTATGTCCATAAAGGCAGTGATATGGCTGTGTTTAGAGTGGAAAATACTAATGTGAATGCTCCTCCAGTGAATAAAAACGATGAAATAACGCTCTACCAAATTGGTCGGTACATCAGCTCCAATGAAGCTGCTTGGCGTATCTTTGGTTTTCCAATTCATGAACGGGATCCAGCAGTTGTTCAGTTAGCCATCCATCTTGAAAACGGTCAGCGTGTATTTTTCACGAACGAGACAGCGATTGATCGTGCAATAAATCCACCTAAAACAACACTCACTGCATTTTTTGAATTGTGTAATCGTGCGGATGATTTTGGTGCCTTTGCACGAACATTACTCTATTCACAAGTACCACGCTATTTCACATGGACTCAAACAAAAACATGGATGCCCCGCAAGCAAGGCTCACCATTTGCTGCATgtctcaatttatttaaatcaaacgcCTTGGGGCGATTATTTACAGTCAATCCAAGACACACGGAGTGCTTTTATCTTCGACTGTTGTTGGTTAATGTTACTGGCCCATTATCATTTCAAGATATACGTAAAGTGAATGGGCAACAATATCCAACGTATAAGGATGCATGCCTTGCATTCGGCTTGCTGGAAGACGACAACCATTGGGAATGCATGCTTGCTGAAGCTGCATTGAACTGTACAGCAATACAAATTCGTCATATATTCGCTATAGTGTTGACTACATGTTTCCCAGCCCGAGCACAGATATTATGGGAAAATCACGAAGATTCAATGACTGATGATATATTGCATCAACATCGTATACGGTGCCACGATCTAACCATAACATTCAGCGACGAAATGTACAATGAAGCATTGATTGCTATTGAGGATCTTTGCATTGTCATTGCCAACTTACCACTTAGTAATTTCGGTATGAATTCGCCAAATCGAACTGCATCTGATTTAATGAATACTGAAATGAATCGTGAACTGCAGTACAGTACTGTAGAAATGGCAGCGATTGTTGCCCGCAATGTCCCACTAATGAATGAGGAACAAAGAACCATTTATGATCGCATTATGCTCGCAGTTTCAGCTGGACAAGGTGGGTTCTTCTTTTTGGATGCACCGGGTGGAACTGGCAAAACATTCGTTATTTCGCTAATTCTTGCTGAAATACGACCAAATAATGGCATCGCATTGGCCGTTGCATCATCGGGCATTGCAGCAACTTTATTGGATGGAGGTAGAACAGCTCATTCAGTATTTAAGCTGCCACTAAATATTCAGAATAGCCCTGACGCAGTATGCAACATTTAG